The DNA region AATCGATGTAGTCGTCGACGACCAGCACACGCGGCGGCATCGAATGCGCGGCAAAGCGCGCAGCCGTCCATACGCGGCTTCGGGTTGGAGTGAAGGTTCTGTTGTGCATGCTGTCCCTCCTGCTCTTCTGGCACGGTTTCGGAAGTCTTATGGAGAAGACAGCAACAGGCATTCCACACGCCAAGCGGCGGCATTTGCATCAGATCGACGGTTGCAACGACTGAAATGGAGTGCGCCAGCGTGCAATACAACGTAAAAGGGAGGACCGAGCACGCGATTTGCCATGCTACGATTGATTCATCCGCCGGGAGAAACCCATGCCCGGATTGCATCGCACTTTCTTCGCTACAGGGGGTTTGCCGTGCATTTCGACTACAAGGGATTTCACATCGACTGCCGGGCCAGGCACGACGAGGACGGCCACTATGTCGCCCAAGCCAAGCTCACTCGCGGGGCGACGGCCAATACGCCCGCTGAAGTGCACCACTCGGGCGATATCGATTCATTCGTCGACGAATCCGACGCCATGACATGTGCGCGCACATGGGCGATCGAGTGGATTGACGAAAACTGGGATTGATCTTCCCTTTCACGAAAACCCATAAGGCACGCGTTTTGCCGCCGCACCGGCGGCGCGCAGGCGCTGCCCGTTTTACCCTTTGTTTCTCGCCTACTGAGTACTTTGGCAGGGGCATCCTGCCGATTCCCGCTCGCGTCGATTGAATGCCTGCGTAAAAACCCTAAATTGTTAAATATTGGAAGGCGGAAGCCGATATCCAGTAAATCGGAGCGAATCGGCGCGCAGAACCCGTAGACAGCGCGCGGACACCGCACGAACAACGCCTGAAACCTGAGAGCAGGCGTTTTTTTGCACAAAAAAGATTCATTGCGAAAACAGATTTTGTCGGTAAAAACCCGGGGGCCAGTAATGAAAAAGAACTTGACCATCAAGACAAGGCTGTTCGTCGGTTTTCTGTCCATGGCGGCCATCGCCGTTGTCATTTCCGTTGTTTCGCTATTCAGCCTTGCCAGCACGACGCAGGCATTCGGCCAGTACGTGCATGGCATCGACGCGCGCGCGCAGGTGGCGGCCGAGTTGCGCGCGGCCGTCGATCGTCGCGCGATCGCCGCGCGCAATCTGGTGCTCGTCACGACCCAGGCAGATTTCGACCTCGAGACGGCCGCGGTGAAACGCGCGCATGAGGATGTCGGCATCAAGCTCAAGCAGCTGAACGACATGATCAACAGCGCGAGCGACACGAGCGAAACCGCGCGTTCGCTGGCCGCCGAAATGAATCGCGTCGAAGGGCTTTATGGGCCCGTTGCGCTTAACATCGTGGGCCTCGCGCTGAACAAACATCACGATGAGGCGATCAGGGAAATGGACGACCATTGCCGTCCGCTGCTGGCCGCGCTCGTCAAGGCAACCGACGACTACGCGAGCTACACGAAGAAGCGCCAGGGCGAGATCGTGCAGAACTTCGAGGAGCGCTATGCGATGCTGCGCAACGCCATTCTCGGCGTGAGCGCGCTGGCGATACTCGCATCGCTCGTGCTTGCCATACGCATGGTGCGCTCGATCACGCAACCTATCACGCGCGCCGTCGAAGTCGCGCGCACTGTTGCGACGGGCGACCTGACAAGCCGTATCGTCGTCGACCGCGATGACGAAGCAGGCGAACTGCTGAAGGCGTTGCGCGACATGAACGACCGGCTCACCGAAACGGTCGGCCGTGTGCGATCGAGCAGCGCAAGCGTCTCCACGGCGACGAACGAGATCGCCACGGGCAACAGCGACCTTAGCCGCCGCACGGAGGCGCAGGCTGCATCGTTGCAGGAGACGGCGGCGAGCATGGAACAGTTGACCTCGACCGTCAAGCAGAACGCCGACAGCGCGCAGCATGCGAAGTCGCTGGCGTCGAACGCGTCGGAGATTTCCCAGCGAGGCAGCCACACCGTCGAACGCGTGGTGACGACGATGGAAGCGATCAGCTCCAGCTCGGGCAAGATCGCGGAGATCACCGGGATCATCGAAGGCATTTCGTTCCAGACGAACATTCTCGCTCTGAACGCTGCTGTCGAGGCGGCGCGCGCAGGCGAGGAAGGCCGCGGCTTCGCGGTGGTCGCAGGCGAAGTGCGCAGTCTCGCGCAGCGCTCGGCGCAAGCGGCAAAGGAGATCAAGGAACTGATTGCACGCTCGGTGCAAGAGATCCAGAGCGGCGCGTCTCTCGCAGATGACGCAGGCCGTACGATGGCCGATGTGAACCGGGCTGTCGCGCGCGTTTCCGAAATTATCGCGGAGATCGCTGCGGCTTCAGAAGAGCAAGGGCGAGGCATCGAACAGGTCAACCAGGCGATCTCGCAGATGGACACGGTGACGCAGCAGAACGCGGCGCTGGTGGAACAGGCTTCGGCTGCCTCGCAATCGCTGCGGCATCAGGGCCGCGAACTCGACGATACCGTTTCTTCGTTCAAGCTCGCCGTGGCTTGAACGCGGCCTTTACTAAAGCTGGACGCGACAGCTTGCAAGCGGCGCGATTCATTCGCGCTGCTCGCGTATTCGCGCAGATATCGCATCACCAGGCGATGAATGATTTCCGGCTTCACGTTTTTGCCCAAGCGACAACCGGTAAATCATCAAGTCATATATGCACTTTAGTTTCCATTCGATGTGAAAAAGAAATGCCAGGCGTATCCGTATTGCAAACAGGTTGCAGTGCGGTATAAACCTACTATGATAGGAACAACGCGCCGGTCTCGATCCAGATGCCCATAGCGCCTTGTATGACGGCGTTTCAAAGGGTTTT from Paraburkholderia caribensis includes:
- a CDS encoding methyl-accepting chemotaxis protein; translation: MKKNLTIKTRLFVGFLSMAAIAVVISVVSLFSLASTTQAFGQYVHGIDARAQVAAELRAAVDRRAIAARNLVLVTTQADFDLETAAVKRAHEDVGIKLKQLNDMINSASDTSETARSLAAEMNRVEGLYGPVALNIVGLALNKHHDEAIREMDDHCRPLLAALVKATDDYASYTKKRQGEIVQNFEERYAMLRNAILGVSALAILASLVLAIRMVRSITQPITRAVEVARTVATGDLTSRIVVDRDDEAGELLKALRDMNDRLTETVGRVRSSSASVSTATNEIATGNSDLSRRTEAQAASLQETAASMEQLTSTVKQNADSAQHAKSLASNASEISQRGSHTVERVVTTMEAISSSSGKIAEITGIIEGISFQTNILALNAAVEAARAGEEGRGFAVVAGEVRSLAQRSAQAAKEIKELIARSVQEIQSGASLADDAGRTMADVNRAVARVSEIIAEIAAASEEQGRGIEQVNQAISQMDTVTQQNAALVEQASAASQSLRHQGRELDDTVSSFKLAVA